From the genome of Sander lucioperca isolate FBNREF2018 chromosome 1, SLUC_FBN_1.2, whole genome shotgun sequence, one region includes:
- the bbs12 gene encoding Bardet-Biedl syndrome 12 protein isoform X1 — translation MDRPHLEAPQVMLGTTIAGINRRQHVGLQKLSALAGITYSSLGPNKKYKFIQDETSGESALVCSCFRIFENLELTCAVGQLVYETIQAHQKVYHTGSGCLLFLAGAWSRAALECLQTGISVAHIISAMSEGIDICLDVCRKCSVSTEGLDLEQSESCTETTPGLQLSKKLTVEASQASSHLQGTKEVGHKTLNGSEQRRVKLSRYFYDAKSENVSTEPQPNKPKLPDIAHIAEGLSHGCVDAMNLVVEASRIQSKKNPQDNGCSTFDVSKVVTCVLPGLPEEQTCVLPGCVVLVSAEQASVAHQLKEQHLKVALINGDLSDTYRHLGFKRPTGIQCVSDQSDFLSSSNEEEWMEKVMKLLLNLEVNMILVTGLVSEKVIQHCCRHQILVVEKVKASVLRAFANATSAVPVTYATQLSKHCVGTGVDVAIWRDLSSHESKPSTTVNISTVKNSKLVTVILTSCVHAKLQALEDQFWACAYRLHHMLKDKVLLPGAGVTEMLCIHHLQKQADHSVKHHRERNGDAVQQTEAGTAVNPYRHVVLHLMADGLIDYISTVMVNTGQYSKVRARTAVSQQLQDYNKSLGIAARFSPLFLEGEQEDSGVSSSKKSSEAPAVKIYDNLSVKQEAWRKALDLVLLVLQTDAEVITGIDQKSDGTQDNVMLL, via the exons ATGGACAGGCCACATTTAGAA GCACCTCAAGTAATGCTGGGAACTACAATTGCCGGTATAAACCGACGACAACATGTTGGACTGCAGAAGCTCTCGGCGCTGGCAGGAATCACATATTCTTCTCTGGGACCCAATAAAAAGTACAAGTTTATCCAAGATGAAACGAGTGGGGAGTCAGCTCTTGTGTGCTCGTGTTTTCGCATCTTCGAGAACCTGGAGCTGACCTGCGCGGTGGGTCAGCTGGTTTACGAGACTATTCAAGCCCACCAGAAGGTCTACCATACAGGGTCAGGATGCCTGCTGTTTCTCGCAGGAGCCTGGAGCCGTGCTGCTCTGGAGTGCCTTCAGACAGGAATTTCAGTAGCACACATCATCTCGGCTATGTCTGAAGGAATAGATATATGCTTGGATGTTTGCAGGAAATGCAGCGTCTCAACTGAGGGTCTTGATTTAGAGCAATCAGAGAGCTGCACTGAGACAACTCCAGGACTTCAACTGTCAAAGAAACTCACTGTGGAGGCTTCACAAGCCTCGAGCCACCTGCAAGGGACAAAAGAAGTTGGTCACAAGACTTTAAACGGAAGTGAACAAAGGAGAGTGAAGCTCAGCAGATATTTTTATGATGCCAAGTCTGAAAATGTCTCCACAGAACCGCAACCTAATAAGCCTAAGCTTCCTGACATTGCACACATTGCTGAGGGATTGAGTCACGGTTGTGTCGATGCGATGAATTTAGTAGTCGAAGCCAGCCGAATACAGTCAAAAAAGAATCCGCAAGACAATGGCTGTTCCACGTTTGATGTTTCCAAAGTGGTGACTTGTGTGCTACCTGGCTTACCAGAGGAGCAAACGTGTGTTTTACCAGGCTGCGTTGTTCTTGTATCTGCTGAACAGGCTTCAGTGGCACATCAGTTAAAAGAACAGCACTTGAAGGTTGCTCTAATTAATGGAGATTTATCAGATACCTATCGCCATCTTGGCTTCAAAAGGCCAACAGGTATACAGTGTGTGAGTGACCAGTCAGATTTTTTAAGTTCAAGCAACGAGGAAGAGTGGATGGAAAAGGTTATGAAACTTTTGTTGAACCTAGAAGTGAACATGATACTAGTTACTGGGCTTGTTAGTGAGAAAGTGATTCAACACTGTTGTAGACATCAAATACTTGTGGTGGAAAAAGTTAAGGCTTCCGTTTTAAGGGCATTCGCTAATGCAACTTCAGCTGTTCCAGTGACTTACGCCACACAGTTGAGTAAGCACTGTGTTGGCACTGGTGTGGATGTTGCAATATGGAGGGACCTCAGCAGCCATGAGAGTAAGCCATCAACAACCGTGAATATTTCCACTGTTAAGAACAGCAAATTGGTCACAGTGATCCTCACAAGCTGTGTACATGCaaagctgcaggccctggaggaCCAGTTTTGGGCATGTGCTTATCGTTTACACCACATGCTGAAAGACAAAGTCCTCCTGCCTGGTGCTGGAGTGACGGAAATGCTTTGTATTCATCACCTTCAAAAGCAAGCAGATCACAGTGTTAAGCATCACAGAGAGAGGAATGGGGACGCTGTTCAGCAAACCGAAGCAGGAACAGCAGTGAACCCTTACAGGCATGTAGTGTTGCACCTCATGGCAGATGGTTTAATAGATTACATATCCACTGTAATGGTTAACACTGGACAGTATTCAAAAGTCAGAGCCAGGACTGCAGTGAGCCAACAACTGCAGGACTATAACAAAAGTCTAGGCATTGCTGCAAGGTTCTCACCACTTTTTTTGGAAGGTGAACAAGAGGATAGTGGAGTTTCCTCATCCAAGAAATCCAGTGAAGCACCAGCAGTAAAAATCTATGATAATCTGAGTGTGAAGCAGGAAGCATGGAGGAAAGCCTTAGATCTGGTTCTCCTGGTCTTGCAGACTGATGCAGAGGTCATCACAGGCATTGACCAAAAAAGTGATGGAACACAAGACAATGTGATGCTGTTATGA
- the bbs12 gene encoding Bardet-Biedl syndrome 12 protein isoform X2, whose amino-acid sequence MLGTTIAGINRRQHVGLQKLSALAGITYSSLGPNKKYKFIQDETSGESALVCSCFRIFENLELTCAVGQLVYETIQAHQKVYHTGSGCLLFLAGAWSRAALECLQTGISVAHIISAMSEGIDICLDVCRKCSVSTEGLDLEQSESCTETTPGLQLSKKLTVEASQASSHLQGTKEVGHKTLNGSEQRRVKLSRYFYDAKSENVSTEPQPNKPKLPDIAHIAEGLSHGCVDAMNLVVEASRIQSKKNPQDNGCSTFDVSKVVTCVLPGLPEEQTCVLPGCVVLVSAEQASVAHQLKEQHLKVALINGDLSDTYRHLGFKRPTGIQCVSDQSDFLSSSNEEEWMEKVMKLLLNLEVNMILVTGLVSEKVIQHCCRHQILVVEKVKASVLRAFANATSAVPVTYATQLSKHCVGTGVDVAIWRDLSSHESKPSTTVNISTVKNSKLVTVILTSCVHAKLQALEDQFWACAYRLHHMLKDKVLLPGAGVTEMLCIHHLQKQADHSVKHHRERNGDAVQQTEAGTAVNPYRHVVLHLMADGLIDYISTVMVNTGQYSKVRARTAVSQQLQDYNKSLGIAARFSPLFLEGEQEDSGVSSSKKSSEAPAVKIYDNLSVKQEAWRKALDLVLLVLQTDAEVITGIDQKSDGTQDNVMLL is encoded by the coding sequence ATGCTGGGAACTACAATTGCCGGTATAAACCGACGACAACATGTTGGACTGCAGAAGCTCTCGGCGCTGGCAGGAATCACATATTCTTCTCTGGGACCCAATAAAAAGTACAAGTTTATCCAAGATGAAACGAGTGGGGAGTCAGCTCTTGTGTGCTCGTGTTTTCGCATCTTCGAGAACCTGGAGCTGACCTGCGCGGTGGGTCAGCTGGTTTACGAGACTATTCAAGCCCACCAGAAGGTCTACCATACAGGGTCAGGATGCCTGCTGTTTCTCGCAGGAGCCTGGAGCCGTGCTGCTCTGGAGTGCCTTCAGACAGGAATTTCAGTAGCACACATCATCTCGGCTATGTCTGAAGGAATAGATATATGCTTGGATGTTTGCAGGAAATGCAGCGTCTCAACTGAGGGTCTTGATTTAGAGCAATCAGAGAGCTGCACTGAGACAACTCCAGGACTTCAACTGTCAAAGAAACTCACTGTGGAGGCTTCACAAGCCTCGAGCCACCTGCAAGGGACAAAAGAAGTTGGTCACAAGACTTTAAACGGAAGTGAACAAAGGAGAGTGAAGCTCAGCAGATATTTTTATGATGCCAAGTCTGAAAATGTCTCCACAGAACCGCAACCTAATAAGCCTAAGCTTCCTGACATTGCACACATTGCTGAGGGATTGAGTCACGGTTGTGTCGATGCGATGAATTTAGTAGTCGAAGCCAGCCGAATACAGTCAAAAAAGAATCCGCAAGACAATGGCTGTTCCACGTTTGATGTTTCCAAAGTGGTGACTTGTGTGCTACCTGGCTTACCAGAGGAGCAAACGTGTGTTTTACCAGGCTGCGTTGTTCTTGTATCTGCTGAACAGGCTTCAGTGGCACATCAGTTAAAAGAACAGCACTTGAAGGTTGCTCTAATTAATGGAGATTTATCAGATACCTATCGCCATCTTGGCTTCAAAAGGCCAACAGGTATACAGTGTGTGAGTGACCAGTCAGATTTTTTAAGTTCAAGCAACGAGGAAGAGTGGATGGAAAAGGTTATGAAACTTTTGTTGAACCTAGAAGTGAACATGATACTAGTTACTGGGCTTGTTAGTGAGAAAGTGATTCAACACTGTTGTAGACATCAAATACTTGTGGTGGAAAAAGTTAAGGCTTCCGTTTTAAGGGCATTCGCTAATGCAACTTCAGCTGTTCCAGTGACTTACGCCACACAGTTGAGTAAGCACTGTGTTGGCACTGGTGTGGATGTTGCAATATGGAGGGACCTCAGCAGCCATGAGAGTAAGCCATCAACAACCGTGAATATTTCCACTGTTAAGAACAGCAAATTGGTCACAGTGATCCTCACAAGCTGTGTACATGCaaagctgcaggccctggaggaCCAGTTTTGGGCATGTGCTTATCGTTTACACCACATGCTGAAAGACAAAGTCCTCCTGCCTGGTGCTGGAGTGACGGAAATGCTTTGTATTCATCACCTTCAAAAGCAAGCAGATCACAGTGTTAAGCATCACAGAGAGAGGAATGGGGACGCTGTTCAGCAAACCGAAGCAGGAACAGCAGTGAACCCTTACAGGCATGTAGTGTTGCACCTCATGGCAGATGGTTTAATAGATTACATATCCACTGTAATGGTTAACACTGGACAGTATTCAAAAGTCAGAGCCAGGACTGCAGTGAGCCAACAACTGCAGGACTATAACAAAAGTCTAGGCATTGCTGCAAGGTTCTCACCACTTTTTTTGGAAGGTGAACAAGAGGATAGTGGAGTTTCCTCATCCAAGAAATCCAGTGAAGCACCAGCAGTAAAAATCTATGATAATCTGAGTGTGAAGCAGGAAGCATGGAGGAAAGCCTTAGATCTGGTTCTCCTGGTCTTGCAGACTGATGCAGAGGTCATCACAGGCATTGACCAAAAAAGTGATGGAACACAAGACAATGTGATGCTGTTATGA
- the fgf2 gene encoding fibroblast growth factor 2, with translation MATGEITTLPSTPEDGGSGGFAPGGFKDPKRLYCKNGGFFLRIKSDGGVDGIREKNDPHIKLQLQATSVGEVVIKGVCANRYLAMNRDGRLFGARRATDECHFLERLESNNYNTYRSRKYPHMYVALKRTGQYKSGSKTSPGQKAILFLPMSTKC, from the exons ATGGCCACGGGAGAAATCACAACACTTCCCTCCACACCTGAAGACGGTGGCAGCGGCGGCTTTGCTCCTGGGGGCTTCAAGGATCCCAAAAGGCTGTACTGTAAAAACGGGGGCTTCTTTTTGAGGATAAAGTCTGACGGGGGCGTGGATGGAATCCGGGAGAAGAACGACCCCCACA TAAAGCTTCAACTCCAGGCGACTTCAGTGGGGGAGGTGGTCATTAAAGGAGTCTGTGCCAATCGCTATCTGGCCATGAACAGAGATGGACGACTGTTTGGAGCG AGACGAGCAACAGATGAATGCCACTTCTTAGAACGGCTTGAGAGCAACAACTACAACACCTACCGCTCCAGGAAGTACCCACACATGTACGTGGCACTGAAGAGGACCGGCCAGTACAAGTCTGGAAGCAAAACTAGCCCGGGTCAAAAGGCCATTCTTTTTCTTCCAATGTCTACCAAGTGCTAA
- the nudt6 gene encoding nucleoside diphosphate-linked moiety X motif 6, whose product MSACAFALKLLPFVVTGRFCSRASCPARSAVRAFSRTATRSQLHRVEGTGALTGKVDRFGGVTVNLADIGLPADISESSFSRLLQDSLAQWKTEGKVAVWLRVPISLSRCAAAASTHGFTFHHAKHGHAVLALWLGEGESRLPGFATHQIGVAGAVVDESNGKVLVVQDRNKTKNAWKFPGGLSDPGENIGATAVREVFEETGVHAEFRSLLSIRQQHNHPGAFGMSDMYIICRLCPLTYDINFCTQECLRCDWLDLAELARTSDTTPITSRVARVLLHGLEHGFNNIDLSMEELPAVYSGRFYQLYHRQLPPTLKS is encoded by the exons ATGTCTGCGTGTGCCTTTGCTTTAAAGCTTTTACCGTTCGTGGTGACAGGAAGGTTTTGCAGCAGAGCGTCTTGTCCCGCACGCTCAGCTGTCCGTGCGTTCTCGCGCACTGCAACTCGTTCCCAACTACACAGAGTGGAGGGGACCGGGGCTTTGACAGGCAAAGTGGACCGATTCGGTGGAGTGACAGTGAACCTGGCTGACATCGGTTTACCGGCGGACATCAGCGAAAGCTCATTCAGCAGATTGCTTCAAG ATTCTTTGGCCCAGTGGAAAACAGAGGGGAAAGTTGCAGTGTGGCTTCGAGTACCTATCTCACTGAGTCGATGTGCTGCCGCTGCCTCTACTCACGGCTTCACCTTCCATCACGCCAAACACGGCCACGCGGTGTTGGCCCTCTGGTTGGGGGAAGGGGAAAGCAGACTGCCGGGGTTTGCAACTCACCAAATTGGAGTAGCAG gtGCAGTTGTTGATGAATCCAATGGAAAGGTTCTTGTGGTCCAAGACAGAAACaag ACAAAGAATGCTTGGAAGTTTCCCGGTGGCTTGTCTGATCCAGGAGAAAATATTG GTGCCACTGCCGTTCGTGAAGTCTTTGAGGAAACTGGCGTTCACGCTGAGTTCAGATCTCTGCTCAGCATCCGGCAGCAGCACAACCACCCCGGCGCCTTCGGCATGTCGGACATGTACATCATCTGCCGACTCTGCCCTCTCACCTACGACATTAACTTCTGTACTCAGGAGTGTCtgcgctgtgattggctggacCTCGCCGAGCTGGCCAGGACCAGCGACACCACGCCCATCACGTCTCGCGTAGCCAGGGTTCTGCTTCACGGCCTGGAGCACGGCTTCAACAACATCGACCTCAGCATGGAGGAGCTTCCTGCTGTCTACTCAGGGAGGTTTTACCAGCTGTATCACAGGCAGCTTCCCCCAACACTAAAATCCTAG